Proteins encoded in a region of the Streptomyces sp. NBC_01471 genome:
- a CDS encoding antibiotic biosynthesis monooxygenase encodes MPSVVKINVLTVPDEQREVLEKRFASRAGTVENSDGFEWFELLRPVEGTDDYLVYTRWRDEESFQAWMEGPMKAAHQGGGDRPKPASSGSSVWSFEVVQQAAPKSA; translated from the coding sequence GTGCCCAGCGTCGTAAAGATCAATGTCCTGACCGTGCCCGACGAGCAGCGCGAGGTACTGGAGAAGCGGTTCGCCTCCCGCGCGGGGACGGTGGAGAACTCCGACGGCTTCGAGTGGTTCGAGCTGCTCCGCCCGGTCGAAGGCACCGACGACTACCTGGTGTACACGCGGTGGCGCGACGAGGAATCGTTCCAGGCGTGGATGGAAGGCCCCATGAAGGCGGCCCACCAGGGCGGCGGCGACCGCCCGAAGCCTGCCTCCAGCGGCTCCTCGGTGTGGTCCTTCGAGGTCGTGCAGCAGGCGGCGCCCAAGAGCGCATAG